In the genome of Anabaena cylindrica PCC 7122, the window CTGCCTCCTGTCTCCTATCTCCTATCCTTGCCAGCCAAATGCGATCGCTAATAAGATAGAAATACCGAAGGCTAATCTGTACCAGACGAAAACCATTGTGTTTTTGGTTTGTAAATACCGGATTAGAAATGCAATTGATAGGTAGGAAAAGATAAAGGTTGAAATAATCCCGACAATTAACAGTAAAACAATGTTATTTGGCAACTCTTGAGCTTGAAATAGCTTAAATATTTTCAGACTTTTATAAAGGGTGGCAATTGTCAGGGTGGGAAATCCTAACAAAAATGAAAACTTTGCTGCTGTTTCTCTCTCTAAGCCTAAAAATAAGGCAGTTGTCAATGTAGAACCAGAACGAGAAACGCCGGGAATTAAAGCTAGAGTTTGTCCTAACCCTACTAAAATACCATCTCTAATTTGTAATGAATCAAATCCTCGCTTGCGAGTGCCAATTTTTTCGGCTAAACCTAGTAAAATCGCCATGACGACTGACATTATAGCAATAATTAATGCACTATCAGGTAAAACGTCTTTTAAAAGAAAGCCAATAGTTAATGCCGGCATTGTTCCAACTGCAATACCTACAGTAATTTTCCATTCTTCCCGTTCCCAGTCTTTATCCTTGAGTGTTTTGATTGCACCTTTAAGAATACTAGAAATCAGCTTCCAAAAATACCATAAAATTGCGATAACACTACCAAATTGAATGGCATCAACAAAATCTTTAGAACCTAGTTCTTTCCAAGCAAATACTTTGGTGACAATTAATAGATGTGCGGTGCTACTAATCGGTAAAAACTCGGTAATACCTTGCACAATACCGAGAATGAATGCTTGCATTAGTCCTTGAACAAGGTTGACTCCATTAGTTGCCGCTTCACTAGGTACTTCTACTTGTAAAATTTGCCACCATACAGGGAATAGTAAGTCTATACTGTCTGTTGCCAAGATTATCGCCATTTACCATGCTCCCAAAATGAATAAATAACTTGAGAAAATTATCCAACTTTACCTGCTTCTCGTCATTTATTCCGGGCAACATCCTTAGAGATGAACAAATTTAAAGTATAATCAAGATGCCCCCCAGGGGGATTTTAGAGTATGATACTTTATGATAAGTAAAGTTTAGTAACAAATATTAAAAATTTTGATTAATAATACATTGTCCTCTTACACCACTAATAATACTGATTTGCACACCACTGACACCGGGTACGGGGGAATCAAGGAGCTAGAGTCTACTCTATCGTTATCGGCTTCTTTTCCCGCTGCCATCTCTAGGAAGCAAACTTGGCTAGTGTTTGCAGCAGCGATGTTTTTGGTAACAGTACCTGTATTTATAGAAGCGCCGTTAGTGCGATCGCTCCCCAACGTTAGTTTAGTAATGACAGGATTTTGGGTTTGGCTGAGTTTGACATTAATGTCACGTCCGCAAACCTACATTTGGGGGGATTTACTCCTAGGATTTAGCTGGAGTTGGTTAACAGGAGCAATTTACTGGGGCTGGTTACGGTGGGAACCCCTATGGCACTTACCCATAGAATCTATCGGACTACCCTTTGCTATCTGGTGTTTGTGGCGAAATTGGGGCAAAGTCGGGAACTGGTTTTATTTAGGTTCTCTATTCGGCACAGTTTTAACCGACGTGTATTTTTATTTAGTGGATTTAATGCCCTATTGGCGACAAATTATGAGAACAGATACCGCTGGAGCTTCACAAATCTTAAAAAATGCTTTAGCACAAGTCCTAACGCCTTGGGGAGAAACCTGGGCAATCATTCTCGCCCTAGCGTTGTTAACAGTCGGAATTGTCTCTTTGGGTAAAACACAATGGCACTGGTACGCCTTTAGTGGAGCAGTTTTGAGTACAATCTTAGTAGATAGTCTGTTTTTATTAGCAGCGGTTTTCGCCTAAATTTATCAAACAAACTTTAAGAAACGCACAACATAAAAATTACAGATAAATTTGTAAAATTCAAACCCCAGAGCCGTAAATTTGTGGATATTAACTAAATTTGCACAGAAGTTATCCATTATATCGGCAGGTTAGTATTCCGAATCAGCGATGGGTACTTCACTAAGCTGTATATTAGTTTCTGATGACTGCTGTGTGTTGATTTAGCTATCAGCTATCAACCAAAGGATGAGGTCAGAACAAATAAGTACCCGATCAGCCTCCAGAGTCACCAGCGGGGTTGAATTTGTACTCCATACCTCTGAACTTTAGCCCACAGTTGACGGCTTCTAGCTAAAAGCGTTGATTTATGTTTGATGGAAAGAGGTAGAAAATGGTGAAAGGATTAGTACGTTTATTAACAGTGTTTAGCCTGTTGCTAGGCAGTTGGGGATTATTGGGAACTACTCAAATCGCCCAAGCTGCAAGTTTTAGCAATGTTACTTTGTTTCAAGTCCCAGTTTTGGCAATTTCACGTCAAAATCGGGCAGATGCCAAGCTAGGAACGGAATTTGGTAAAAAAATTGATTTGAATAATACCAATATTGCCGCTTTCCAACAATATCCGGGGTTATATCCCACTCTGGCCAAGAAAATTATCAGCAATGCTCCCTACCAAAAAGTAGAGGATGTATTGAATCTACCAGGATTGAGCGAGAGTCAAAAATCCAGACTGCAAGCCAATTTTGATAACTTTACCGTCACCGAATACGAGCCTAACTTCAATGAAGGAGACGATCGCATTAACAACGGTATTTATAGATAACTAAATGGGATTGGGGACTGGGAATTGGGAATTGGGGACTGGGGACTGAGGAAAATGATTTAGATACTTTTTTCCATTACCATTATCCATTACCCATTACCCACTACCCCTTACCCATTAACCATTACCTAATGTCTCAAATAGATATTCCTAGCCAATTTGATGTTTTAGTAGTCGGTGCAGGTGCTGCTGGACTATACACCGCATTGTGTCTACCAGATTCCTTACGAGTCGGCTTGATTACTAAAGAAACAGTTACCTTATCAGCCAGTGATTGGGCCCAAGGTGGCATTGCCGCAGCCGTATCCCCAGAAGATTCTCCCCAGCTGCACATTGAAGACACATTGAAAGCAGGAGCAGGTTTATGTGATATCGAAGCTGTAGAATTTTTAGCTGAAAATGCTCCTAGCTGTATTGAATCATTAGTTAACTTGGGTGTAGCCTTTGACCGTCATGGTAGTTCCTTAGCTTTCACCCTAGAAGCAGCTCATTCTCGTCCTCGTGTTCTTCACGCCGCAGATACTACAGGTAGGGAAGTAACTACCACTCTTGCAGCCCAAGTACTACACCGCCACAATATCCAAATTATCCAGCAAGCCCTAGCTCTGAGCTTATGGATAGAGCCAGAAACAGGTCGCTGTCAGGGAATTAGTCTGTTTTATCAAGGACAAGTTACATGGGTCAGGGCTGGTGCTGTAGTTTTAGCTACAGGTGGCGGCGGTCAAGTATTTGCCCAAACCACTAATCCAGCCGTCAGTACAGGTGATGGTGTAGCGATCGCTTGGCGGGCTGGTGCTATCCTTAGAGATTTAGAATTTGTCCAATTTCATCCCACTGCGCTCACTAAACCAGGACGCTTTTTGATTAGCGAAGCTGTACGCGGTGAAGGAGCGCATCTAATTGATAATGAAGGGCGACGTTTTGCTTTTGACTACCATCCAGCCGGAGAACTTGCACCGCGAGATGTGGTGAGTAGAGCTATTTTCAGTCATTTGCAAAATACAGCCGTTGATCTAGCCACAGCCCATGTCTGGTTAGATATGCGCTCCATTCCCCCGGAAAAAATTCGCCATCGGTTTCCCAACATTATTCAAGTTTGTCAGCATTCGGGTATTGATGTCTTTAATGAACCTGTTCCTGTAGCCCCTGCTGCTCATTACTGGATGGGTGGTATTTTGACAGATTTGATGAATCGTACCAATATCCCTGGTTTGTACGCTGTGGGCGAAACTGCTAGTACTGGAGTGCATGGAGCTAATCGCCTTGCGAGTAATTCTCTGTTGGAATGTATTGTTTTTGGGGCGCAGATGGCCGATGTTGAAAATGAATTATTAAGCGCAAATCAAATCCCAGCGGAATCTATATCGAATCCATTATCTTGTGTTTTTTCTGCCAGCGAGTGGCAAAATCAACAGGAATATCTAGCAGCAATAAGAGAAAAACTACCGCGTTTAGTTTGGCAAAGTGCGGGCATTTGTCGAGAAGAATCTGGTTTAGAAAGTGCGATCGCTACAATTGAGTCTTGGCAACAAGATTTCACTAACTTACCTTTGAGTCAATTCTTGCAAAGTTTACGCCCCACAGAATCAGCCAATTTCAATCTCCCGAATATTGATCAGCAATTGCGACTTTGGGCAGAAACACGCAATTTGTTAGATGTAGCTTACCTAATTCTCAAAAGTGCCGCTTTTAGAACCGAAAGCAGGGGTGGACACTACCGTCTAGATTATCCCCAACCAAATCTAAATTGGCAAGTTCACACAATTGTGCAGAATCGTAGTTGGTGGAAATCTCACTAAGATATCATCTAGATTTTACATACTCTTTTTTCTACAAGGTAGAATATTAACTCATTTTAACGCGTCCCGCTACCATGTTGACTGTCAGGCGCACCATAGTCTGGTGGACTATACATATCTATGTCTAGAGCAAACTCATTCGCTCCTTGAGTTTTGGTGCGTGGGCTTTCTGTGTCACTAAAATCATGAACAATAAAGCTATGAAAGATTTTTTTCACCTCTGTCATATTGGGTATTAGTATGACAGCACTGACTATACATAAGACCACAATACTTGTGATTTTTAAATTAGTCTCAAAGCACTTTATCTTACTGACTAGCATATAAATGCATTCTGCCTCTTTTCGGTGTCTACTGTAGACTGAGTGGGTTATTCGGACAAAATCAAAGCTTTTTATAGTTAGTTATTGTTAGCAATTCACTACTGAACTGAAAATTAGCTTTCTCCTCAGCTTTGGAAATATTGTTGTTGAATAACATACTCTCAATTAAGAAATATTCCTTATATGATATTTGAATCATCGCTCCAGAGATGGATATTCCCCATATTATTTAGGCATAAATTAAGCATTTGGTTTATTTTTAACCAAAGCTTAACTTTTTTCTGTGGAAACACTCAAACTACTCCATCAAAACTTACAAGAAGTTAGAAAATATTATTAGTTGTTACTTAAATTATTAATTTACAAAAGTATAAAACTTAAATTCGTGCTTAATTCTAACAAAATTGAGTGCATTTAATTTTTTACTCAGCATTCATAACTGTTTCAGTAAACTCGTAACGATTTTTACCAAGATGTTTAGCCTGGTACATTGCTGTATCTGCTTGCTTAATCAAATCTTCACTATTTTGGCTGTTAGTTGGGTAGATACTGATGCCAATACTGGCAGAAACTGTGGTAGTATGCCCATCTAGAACAATTGGCTCAGTTATCACACTTAAAAGCTTTTCAGCCACCTTCGCAGCTATTTGGAAGTTAGAAATAGCGCGTAAAATCACAGTAAATTCATCACCACCCAAACGAGAAACTGTATCACTCGTGCGTAATGAACTATTTAGACGTTGGGCAATAATTACCAACAAGCGATCGCCGATTTCATGACCCAATGTATCATTTACCTCCTTAAAGCCATCTAAATCAATAAACAGCAATCCTAACATGAGATGATTAGTTTGTGACCAATTTAGCGATTCATCAAGTTGTTCCAGAAAAAATTTACGATTAGATAGACCAGTTAGAGAATCATGGTAAGCTAATTGACGCAAATGATTTTCTTGAAGTTTTAAAGCATAATTGGAATGGGACAAATCAGCAGCAGTGCGTTTAAGTTGTTCTTCAATTTTTTTACTTTGAGTGATATCTCTAATAATTCCAACTAAAAAGAAATTACCAGCAGCGTCTTTGTGCAGGGATCGCTTAGTAGCAATCAAGTAAGTCTTACCATTAGCATTAGTCAATTCTTCTTCATGTTCCTGGGGTTGCTGAGTCTGAAACACAATATCATCTTGCTTGCGAAATATATCAGCTTCATGTTGAGGAAAAAAGTTATAATCTAACTTTTCTATTAATAAATTATATGAATAACCAATAAATCGACAATAGGCTTCGTTTAAAACAATCAACTGATGTTGTTGATTTTTCACAAAAATAGGATCAGGAATTGCATTGATAATTTGATGCAAAAACTCTTTAGAACGTTTTAATTCTTGTTGTATATAATTAATGTGAAAAATCATAGCAATAGCTGAACTGCTAAAAGTCAACCATGCTGGAATAATGGGTATCCACCAACCACTTAAAAAAGCCAGATAAACAGTTAGATTTAAAGCAAACCCAGATAGTAAAAATATGAATACACTCTTTTTTGGTTGGCGGATTTGCCAGATGATAAGCATTCCGATCAAAGACCAAATAAAAATCCACAAATTTTCTATATAATCAGGACAGACTTTGAGTAATGGTCGTCCTTGCAGAGCAGCAGAAATTAATTCATTGATAAAATAAGCTTGCAGTTGGACACCAGCTATCGGTTGTGCCGCACTTGTATCCATGAGATGGCTAGAGTAAGGAATAAACACAAAATCCTGGAGACTGGGTGCAGTAGAACCAATCAGGATAATGCGATCGCGAATCCAATCCTCTGGAATTCTCCCAGCTAATACATCCGTCAAAGAAATATGACGATAATTACAAAGTCCAACAGATACATTATGACAACGGGGTTTAGGAAAATTAGATAAAATTTGGTAGCCTCTAGCATCAGCACCCACATAACCACCATTGTTACTCTCAAACCGAGTGAAAACAGCCTTACCTAACTGTAAATATTGATGATTTCCTTTGGCTGTTTGAGGTGTTATTCCCTCTGACTTTAAATATAGTAGCGCTAACTTGAGAGCAAAACTTTCATGGGCTTGATTATTAACGTGCGAATATAACAAGCTACGGCGAACTTTACCATCAGGATCATAGAGTATATTATTAAACCCTACTTGGTTTCGCTCATTCAGTATTGATGGAGGTAAAACACTTTGTTTTTTGTTATGTGCCAATAGTTGAATACCAATCAAATTTGGTATGCTTTTATAAGCATTTTCTAGTTTTTTGTAACCAGACTTTACAGCCAAATCTCTATAAATATCTAAGCCAATTGCACGGGGTTTGTACTCTTTTAACTTAAACAAAACCTGGGCAATGATCTCATCGGGAATTGGCCAAGAACCTACTTGACGTACAGAAGTTTCATCAATTGCTACTATAGTGATGCGTTCATCTGGCAATTCATAGGGACGTAAGCGAAAAAATTTATCTAAAGTATCTAGCTCTAAAGACTGTAATAAACCTACAGAACGCAAAATCATGACACAAATAGCAATCCACGAAGCAATCATC includes:
- a CDS encoding undecaprenyl-diphosphate phosphatase, with translation MAIILATDSIDLLFPVWWQILQVEVPSEAATNGVNLVQGLMQAFILGIVQGITEFLPISSTAHLLIVTKVFAWKELGSKDFVDAIQFGSVIAILWYFWKLISSILKGAIKTLKDKDWEREEWKITVGIAVGTMPALTIGFLLKDVLPDSALIIAIMSVVMAILLGLAEKIGTRKRGFDSLQIRDGILVGLGQTLALIPGVSRSGSTLTTALFLGLERETAAKFSFLLGFPTLTIATLYKSLKIFKLFQAQELPNNIVLLLIVGIISTFIFSYLSIAFLIRYLQTKNTMVFVWYRLAFGISILLAIAFGWQG
- a CDS encoding DUF3120 domain-containing protein gives rise to the protein MINNTLSSYTTNNTDLHTTDTGYGGIKELESTLSLSASFPAAISRKQTWLVFAAAMFLVTVPVFIEAPLVRSLPNVSLVMTGFWVWLSLTLMSRPQTYIWGDLLLGFSWSWLTGAIYWGWLRWEPLWHLPIESIGLPFAIWCLWRNWGKVGNWFYLGSLFGTVLTDVYFYLVDLMPYWRQIMRTDTAGASQILKNALAQVLTPWGETWAIILALALLTVGIVSLGKTQWHWYAFSGAVLSTILVDSLFLLAAVFA
- the psbU gene encoding photosystem II complex extrinsic protein PsbU, whose translation is MKGLVRLLTVFSLLLGSWGLLGTTQIAQAASFSNVTLFQVPVLAISRQNRADAKLGTEFGKKIDLNNTNIAAFQQYPGLYPTLAKKIISNAPYQKVEDVLNLPGLSESQKSRLQANFDNFTVTEYEPNFNEGDDRINNGIYR
- the nadB gene encoding L-aspartate oxidase is translated as MSQIDIPSQFDVLVVGAGAAGLYTALCLPDSLRVGLITKETVTLSASDWAQGGIAAAVSPEDSPQLHIEDTLKAGAGLCDIEAVEFLAENAPSCIESLVNLGVAFDRHGSSLAFTLEAAHSRPRVLHAADTTGREVTTTLAAQVLHRHNIQIIQQALALSLWIEPETGRCQGISLFYQGQVTWVRAGAVVLATGGGGQVFAQTTNPAVSTGDGVAIAWRAGAILRDLEFVQFHPTALTKPGRFLISEAVRGEGAHLIDNEGRRFAFDYHPAGELAPRDVVSRAIFSHLQNTAVDLATAHVWLDMRSIPPEKIRHRFPNIIQVCQHSGIDVFNEPVPVAPAAHYWMGGILTDLMNRTNIPGLYAVGETASTGVHGANRLASNSLLECIVFGAQMADVENELLSANQIPAESISNPLSCVFSASEWQNQQEYLAAIREKLPRLVWQSAGICREESGLESAIATIESWQQDFTNLPLSQFLQSLRPTESANFNLPNIDQQLRLWAETRNLLDVAYLILKSAAFRTESRGGHYRLDYPQPNLNWQVHTIVQNRSWWKSH
- a CDS encoding CHASE2 domain-containing protein produces the protein MNQQLSSHLVRLVFEVKQVLNQGRRELMIASWIAICVMILRSVGLLQSLELDTLDKFFRLRPYELPDERITIVAIDETSVRQVGSWPIPDEIIAQVLFKLKEYKPRAIGLDIYRDLAVKSGYKKLENAYKSIPNLIGIQLLAHNKKQSVLPPSILNERNQVGFNNILYDPDGKVRRSLLYSHVNNQAHESFALKLALLYLKSEGITPQTAKGNHQYLQLGKAVFTRFESNNGGYVGADARGYQILSNFPKPRCHNVSVGLCNYRHISLTDVLAGRIPEDWIRDRIILIGSTAPSLQDFVFIPYSSHLMDTSAAQPIAGVQLQAYFINELISAALQGRPLLKVCPDYIENLWIFIWSLIGMLIIWQIRQPKKSVFIFLLSGFALNLTVYLAFLSGWWIPIIPAWLTFSSSAIAMIFHINYIQQELKRSKEFLHQIINAIPDPIFVKNQQHQLIVLNEAYCRFIGYSYNLLIEKLDYNFFPQHEADIFRKQDDIVFQTQQPQEHEEELTNANGKTYLIATKRSLHKDAAGNFFLVGIIRDITQSKKIEEQLKRTAADLSHSNYALKLQENHLRQLAYHDSLTGLSNRKFFLEQLDESLNWSQTNHLMLGLLFIDLDGFKEVNDTLGHEIGDRLLVIIAQRLNSSLRTSDTVSRLGGDEFTVILRAISNFQIAAKVAEKLLSVITEPIVLDGHTTTVSASIGISIYPTNSQNSEDLIKQADTAMYQAKHLGKNRYEFTETVMNAE